The Misgurnus anguillicaudatus chromosome 12, ASM2758022v2, whole genome shotgun sequence region AAGTAAAGTTAATAAAGACTCAAATGGAAATGTTGTGGACATTTCTAAAGGTTCATAAACATTCAAGCACAACTGTGTCTAAAGAAGATTAATTTGTAAGTCTGTCATCTACAGGAAGTGAGAATGTGAGAAAAAGAAGTTACAGATCAGTTACAGTGTGTTTGGTGCTGCTGTGTGTTCTTCTACTGACTGCAGTCATAGTGCTGTGTGTCCTCATcaatacaaacaatcaacagtttaacatcaagaccaaaaacatcataaaagaAATAGACCGACTACTAACTGAATATACCAACATCACAGAAGAGAGAGACCAGCTACTAACCAAATATACCAACATCACAGAAGAGAGAGACCAACTACTAACCAAATATACCAACCTCACAGAAGAGAGAGACCAGCTACTAACCAAATATACCAACATCACAGAAGAGAGAGACCAGCTACTAACTAAATACACCAACATCACAAATGGGAGAGAGGAGATACTATTAAGGTTAAAAAACTTGACAACAGAAAATGAGAGATTattaactaacaataacaacCTTAATAACCAAAGAGATCAGTTAACTCAGCAGAAAAATACAATAATGGGGATTCTAAAAGCAGGtattgtacaaaaacatatgaaCATTATCACAAATTGCATAATTCATTGTGGATGGGAGTAGTTGACCTGGTTGTGTTTACAGACGGATGGAAAGAATATCAATCCAGTTTGTACTTCATTTCTTCTGAGAAGAAGAGCTGGAGTGACAGCAGAAGATACTGTACACAGAAAGGAGCAGATTTGATCATCATTAACAACAGAGGGGAACAAGTGAGTGTAAGAGGTTTTGTATTTGGTGCATGTTATTTAATGATTTCTCATTTTTTCATCTTCATCAGGATTTCATTAGGACCATTTCCAGTTTAGAATATTTCTGGATTGGTTTGACTGACATTGCTGTAGAGGGCAGATGGAAATGGGTTGATGGCAGCACACTGACCACTAGGTGAGAAATCACTAAATTTAACTGATTGTTATCTAATAAATGATTCTCACAGTCAGTTTCACACAGAAAACAACACTGAAGATCTAATGATGATCTGTAGTTTCAGATTCTGGGCCTATAGGGAACCCAATGGTGGGAGAAGGGACAACTGTGCTTTTTCTTATTCATCAGGGTGGTATGATTTTTCATGTAATGCTCCTCAAAAATGGATTTgtgagaaaaacattttaaaatgagcTGCTAATAatgtgaaaaaagtttttttgtgttttttacacatctaatatattttaagtcaaataaaatttttggttttaatatTTCTCTGTAGTAAATCTGTTCAGTAAACATAATTGCTTGTATgtaataacattttttgttttatgatgtCGCAGCATCCTAATCCTAATATTTGTCtcaattttatcatttaaaaatgaGTGGAGTCAGCAGTCTCAGACAGCATCCAACTTTTTTAAAGTTACAGTTTTATATATTTCTGCAATTTTAGGTGTGTGTTTCACCTCAAGGGCCTTTAACACCATAACACCTTTCATCAATCTGTTGTTGAGGTCCTGATTGATCCATACATTTATAGACATGAAATTGTTATCATTGTAATCATGTACATGTGATATCATTTGTTgtacattattgttttattcCTAATAAACAGAGAGCACATAcaagttgttacatttttatgaaTCTTATGTTTGTTCTGTAACATCTTTTAACAGCTTTCACTTATAGGTCACATGGTCTTTGACTATACTTGTCACACATTcatgtgttgtttttgcttgTGCTAAAGAAACAACTTTCAAACCAAACAGAAATACATAAGAACAACAAACTTTTCTTGAGTTTTTTTGGCACTAATTTAGCTCCATAATGGCACAACTGTGTAACAAGAGCGGAGACCGGCTCGATGCAAACACTatagaatctaatgaacgtgTTAGGCAtcgcccagccagcagctctatAGATGTCTGTCAGCGAGGAACCAcaagctaatgcccaagatgatgcaACACTTCTCGAAGGTTGAGCCTTTAAAATAAAGGGGCATGGGTTGCCCTGCATTTGATAAGCAAGGGCGATGGTGTCCACAATCCAGTGgaacatcctctgcttggtaacagctttccctttctgctgatcatgtaacagacaaagagctgatctAAGTCCTGAAGCTTTGAATTCAACCAACCCAAccctgagaaagaaggtccaTCCCAATGTAGAAGATAACAGTCATAACGTCTATAGAAGAACAGAAGACTCAGAGAGCACAGGAAACCAAACACACATTCAGTGCTACAGTTTGTTCATTTGTAAGCCCTTAGGAAATGTCTATTGTATATTTTGCGTAAATATATATCCTAAACATTTACAAAGAAGAATAAAGCTAATTTGAAAAGAGGGAATCTAAAACCAGACCATAATCAAATAGAAATGTACAAATGGATCAGATGAACAATAATCTGTTGGTCATGTTCAGGAAGTAAATGTTACAGACTGTGTATTTAGTGCTGCTGTGTGTTCGTCTACTGAAACTAGTGAGCCGAAAAGGGACAAAGCTGGAAGTTAAAGGCATCTTAAGTCCTACGGTAAGTAGAATTTATACCTGGACAGAGCGCATGTCTGAAACTTTGTATGTAAAACATGTTGACTGGTTTAGATGAAGGAAATAATAATAGTAACTTAAACTGTAGAGACAATGTTGTACCTAATATGATGtcaaaaaattatgaaataatgcCGCAATTCTTTAGTTATATATAGAGATTATTAAAAAGGTTTTGTTCCAGTAGCACTTGttaggtttaaaaaaacattataacgTAACTGACGAAAATGGAGTGGTGATGTCCAGATGTCGATTGTGTTACTGCATTGCTTTGTTTGCATACTAAAGTATGCAGACATTTCTTTcgtcatatttattttagtttattttttttcacagaGTTGGAAAGGATCATTGATGATCTGTATTGTCTATGCTGAGTGTAGTTGCACCTAGTCATTGTTATATTGTGTTTGGTGTTGTGCATTAATGTGAGTACATATAGAGCAACTGGGATATTGTAAGCATTGTGTTTGCTAGCTCTGTATCTGtgcaaacaagtaaaaataaagataggtaGGTTTCAAACAAACGTTAAAAACGGTAAGACAAATATATAGTTCCGCCCAAAACTCACGCTATAGTTTGAGCTAATCTTGAGCTGCGAGTTGGTATGGCTCTCTATTTTAAGTCCGTTATGAGGTTCATGTGAGAATCCTATGTGTTTGCAGCAGGGCCTTCATGACACATGCATATAATTTTACACAACACATATATTAAATTGCATGAATAATCATacagtataaaaatataattattttttatgaatttttgtAGATTAACAGTGTATGTGCATCATTGTATAAGCAGCTTTTTGTGTACATGTTGCATTAACACAATCTTATGTCACACACTGCCCACATATGGTTTTGTAGCAGTCTATTGTTCTAAGAATACATTACCAGTCATTATTTCAAATGCATTAGCATGCAGTACAGAAATACACTTAACACACCAGCTACAGGTAACAGATCtaaagtatttttgtttttattggtaACTTGACTTTGGACTTCACGTACACTGATCTCACATCAGCTATGTTCTCTTGTGTCAAGCAGAGAATAGCAGAGCAGCAACATACAAAAAGCTAAAGTCTGTGCTAAAGACAATGGAGACAGAGAGAGTGGAGATGATAGTGGAGATCCCGGAGAGTAGAGATGACTGTAGGAACCAGACAGACACCGATACAAACATTCAACAACCACTTCAGACCACAGGTAATAACTTTAATTTCTTTGCTTATATGTGTGGTTTCCTTATTACGCTGTACATAATACGCTGgtaaaataaatgatattaaaagCTTAACCTCATATCTGTCATCTCTTCAGGAAGTGATCGTGTGAGAATCAGATGTTACAGATCAGTTGCAGTGTGTTTGGTGCTGCTGTGTGTTCTTCTACTGACTGCAAACATAATGCTGCGTGTCCTGATCTATACAAACAATCACCAGTGTCACCTCAAGACCAAAAACCTTAAAGACGAAAGAGATGAAAGAATAGCCAAGTATAACAATATCAGTAAACTAAGTGAACAGGGGACACATCTTTGTGGTAATCTAAAATATTCAATATTGCAAGAATGCAGTTGATACGTACACAACATTTGTAATTGCAACAAATTGTGTGGTTCGGTATGGTCGAAAATGTTATGGCAGCttaattgtgtgtgtttacagatGGATGGATTAACTATAAGTCCAGTTTGTACTTCATTTCATTTGAGAAGAAGACCTGGACTGAGAGCAGAAGATACTGTAGAGAGAGAGGAGCAGATCTGATCATCATTAACAACAAAGAGGAACAAGTGAGTGAAAAAAGttcaacatactattttaagttttgacctgtgaatagttgacataacttataaaaacaagttgaattttttatttaaaaaaaaatgttatatttttatttaaagtagcatgaaaatatgttgatttgacaaaatgctgcattttacaGTAACACTGCAGATGATAGTAGGTCAGTTAAAAACAGATAAAGGCTCTGTGTTATAATATTAATGTGCTGTTTCATCTTAGGATTTTACTAAAAAGATTACTGATGGGGACAGACTCTGGATTGGTTTCTCTGACGGTGATGTAGAGGGCAGATGGAAATGGGTTGATGGCAGCACACTGACCACTGGGTAAGAAATCGTTAAATTTAACAGATTTTTATCCAATAAATGATTGTCACAGTCAGCATCATATCAACACTGAAGATCTAATGATGATCTGTTGTTTCAGATTCTGGAAGTCTGGACAACCCAATGGAGGTACAACAAAGAACTGTGCTGAGTCCTTTTCATCAGGGTGGGCTGATTTCTCATGTAATAAGGCTCTAAAATGGATCTGTGAGAACAGTATTTAAATAGGTTCCCAAATGAGACCCCCAAAGGATTTAATTTagtgcacagagagagagagagagagagagagagagagagagagagagagagagagagggagagagagagagagagagagagagagagaaataattgaccgaacaattgagtttcaatttcaacaaccACCATTTTGCCATCATTgcttgcatttcatcagctcatttgtgtTTACAAGGACACACCCAAGAACGACAGATTTTTACTCACACCCACACTGTGccaattttaatatgctataataaattatctatatgggaTAATAGGCAAAAACTTCATATACATAGTCTggggaaacaaaaaaaaaataaaataatttacatcttaaaaagccttgtgaaatgtcccatttaagtCAGATGTATTAGCAAAATTTGTTTAATCATTGCAATTTTGTGATTATGCAAATAAGCTTCCAGTGCACATTTATAACATtcgaataattttttttaaatgtgttaaaaatgtgattgtatttagtttatatttttctaCAGTAAATCTGTCCAGTAAACATTATATTGCTTGTACTTAAAGTTGCCATAAAACGTAAGTATCGATTGAGTAAAACCAGCTTCTCAAATAAGGAGGGGCTGGATATGAATTTGtacatcgagatctgattggatcgtttgaagttgggtcgtgatgctaattgctaatcgctaatTTAAAAATGGCGAAATCATATATTTGtgattttaagtgtgtgctTCAACTCAAGGGCCTCAATCTGTTGTTGAGGTCCTGATAGATCCAGAAATGTATACACATTATACAATGACGATTGTTATGATTGTAATTATGTACATGTAATATAAATTTTTAtacattattgttttattgcTAATAAACTGAGAGCACATATATGTTCTTacacttttatgaattttgtgtttgttctgTAACATTTCTAAACAGCTTTCACTTATAGGTCACATGTACATTTACTACACTTGTTGTCAAATTTCGTACAATACTGTTTTGTTTTCACGTGTTGTAAAGACAGAGAAAAATGAACCAAACTTTTATACCAAACACAGCAACACAATAGAAAACAATGTATGCTAAAAATCATCTTTAACTACACTATAAACCAGGGGTCCCTTTTTGTGGGCAAGGAccaccacaatggataaaacaattgatatagtctactcaaaactcttttgttttctttgtttatttaatttaaatttaatatacgtgttgatatgttttaataACAGAAGACTCAGACAGCACAGGAAACCAAACACACATTGAATGCTACAGTTGTGATTGTAAGTTTGTAGACCTCTAGGAAATGTCTGCATATTTTGCATAAACAAATATCCTAAGTTAATTTGGAAAGAGTAaaagaggtattcagaccaatcacaacgtacagattagctggccaatcagggatacaccgcttttcagatcgattagttttgtacaaaatcaatgtgtttgaggaaggcaggaatatcaggagctacaaaaatgtacagtatgtggaaaataaccacgcaaacacataatattatataaaatacacaaaataaccatgtctTTAGTAAGGAAATAGATGCACTTAAAAACAATGTAAAGACTCATAAACATTCAAGTAGAAATGTATCTGAAGAACAATAATCTGTATGTGTGTCATGTTCAGGAAGTGAGGTTACATATCAGCTACAATGTGTTTGGTGCTGCTGTTAGTTCATCTTCTGGAACTAGTGAGCTAGAAAGTAACAAAGCTGGAAGTTAAAGGCATCTTATTAAGTCCTAAAGTAAGTAGAATTTATACCTGGACAGAGCGCACATCTGAAACTTTTTCCTCTAGTCAAAGGTAGGTGTAAGTAAAACATCTTGACTCGTTTACATggagaaaataataatagtaactTAAACTGTGGTGCACCTAATGTCTACAGATCAGTATGATTTTAGGCGTGAAAAAAAAGGGATTTTAGTTTTATACAGATACAGAAAACGTATTAAAAAGATTTTGTTCCAGTAGAACTTGTTTGGCTTAAAAACATTATAACGTAACAGACGTAAATGGAGTGGTGATGTACAGATGCCATCACGTTACTGCATTGCTTTGTTTGGATACTAAAGTATGCAGATATTTTCTTGTGTCATTTTACATCTATTTACTATAGCCAGTTTATTTATCACAGAGTAAGAAAGGATCATTGAGGATCTGTATTGTCTAGGCTGAGTGTAGTTGCACGTTGTGCATCAATGTGAGAAACATATGAAACAactgaaatattttaatcattGTGTTTGCTAGCTCTGTATGTgtggaaaaaaagtaaaaataaagataggtaGGTTTCAAAGAAGAGTTAAACACAGTCAGACAAATATATAGTTCCGCCAAAAACTCACGCTATAGTTTGAGCTAATCTTGAGCTGCGAGTTGGTATTGCTCTCTATTTTAAGTCCGTTATGAGGTTCATGTGAGAATACGTTAGCTCAGACCACTTTATGTGTTTGCAGCAGGCATTCATGACACATGCATAtaatttcacacacacacacacacacacacacacacacacacacacacacacacacacacacacacacacacacacacacacacacacacacacacacacacacacacacacacacacacacaccagctACAGGTAACAGATCTAAAGTATTTTTAGTCACTTATTAGTCACTTGACTTTGGATTTCACGTACACTGATCTCACATCAGTTACGTTCTCTTGTGTCATGCAGAGAATAGCAGAGCAGCAACATACAAAAAGCTAACGACACACACTGTGCTAAAAACTGATATTTAGGGATGCAGAGACAGAGAGTGGAGATGATGGTGGAGATTTATGAGAGTGGAGATGACTTCAGGACCCAGACAGACACCTATGCAAACATTCAACAACCACTTCAGACTACAGGTAGTGACTTTCATTTCTTTGCTTAATGCAAAACTAACTAAATCAATTTGAGTGTAGATGTGTGGTGTCCTTATTACACAGTACATAATACACTGGTAAAACGaatgatataaaaagcttaacTTTAAATCTGTTCTTATCAGGAAGTGAGTGTGTGATGAAGAGAAGTCACAGATCAGTTTCAGTGTGTTTGGTGCTGCTGTGTGTTCTTCTACTGACTGCAGTCACAGTGCTGTGTGTCCTCATCTATACAAACAATCAACAGTTTAACATCAAGAACAAAAACATCACAGAAGAGAGAGATGAAATAAAAGCCAAGTATAACAATATCAGTAAACTAAGTGAACAGGGGACACATCTTTGTGGTAATCTTAAACgacaacaaaaatattcaattttACAAGAATGCAGTTGCAAGTAATTGCAACAAAGTTGTTTAGTTCAGTatattcaa contains the following coding sequences:
- the LOC129447008 gene encoding uncharacterized protein isoform X1; the encoded protein is MASMVKFKTLATDGAELNIYASVDDINSHNVCRRTDDSDNTRNQTSQHTGSENVRKRSYRSVTVCLVLLCVLLLTAVIVLCVLINTNNQQFNIKTKNIIKEIDRLLTEYTNITEERDQLLTKYTNITEERDQLLTKYTNLTEERDQLLTKYTNITEERDQLLTKYTNITNGREEILLRLKNLTTENERLLTNNNNLNNQRDQLTQQKNTIMGILKADGWKEYQSSLYFISSEKKSWSDSRRYCTQKGADLIIINNRGEQDFIRTISSLEYFWIGLTDIAVEGRWKWVDGSTLTTSFRFWAYREPNGGRRDNCAFSYSSGWYDFSCNAPQKWICEKNILK
- the LOC129447008 gene encoding uncharacterized protein isoform X2; the encoded protein is MASMVKFKTLATDGAELNIYASVDDINSHNVCRRTDDSDNTRNQTSQHTGSENVRKRSYRSVTVCLVLLCVLLLTAVIVLCVLINTNNQQFNIKTKNIIKEIDRLLTEYTNITEERDQLLTKYTNITEERDQLLTKYTNLTEERDQLLTKYTNITEERDQLLTKYTNITNGREEILLRLKNLTTENERLLTNNNNLNNQRDQLTQQKNTIMGILKADGWKEYQSSLYFISSEKKSWSDSRRYCTQKGADLIIINNRGEQDFIRTISSLEYFWIGLTDIAVEGRWKWVDGSTLTTRFWAYREPNGGRRDNCAFSYSSGWYDFSCNAPQKWICEKNILK